From a single Bemisia tabaci chromosome 10, PGI_BMITA_v3 genomic region:
- the Blos3 gene encoding uncharacterized protein Blos3, which translates to MDCATKFVVGEAPESDDEEGYYKVDVEKVAAPSSNVVVGEAPESDDESSTSAIKPSGSSLSCLPAINLAPSNTELKQSFIIPYKYDTFLHKKLRSDNEAVFRSISDFVNKTFGSAIKQLNTANQDLLQAQIQLQEAVTCLKQVANNSSQVKSKIDSILSTPFLPNIKIQVPPALPIDSELLK; encoded by the exons ATGGATTGTGCCACAAAATTTGTTGTTGGAGAAGCTCCAGAATCGGATGACGAAGAAGGATATTACAAAGTTGATGTT gagaaaGTTGCTGCTCCATCAAGTAATGTAGTAGTAGGAGAGGCACCGGAATCTGACGACGAAAGCTCAACATCAG CCATCAAACCCAGTGGAAGTTCTCTTTCCTGTCTACCTGCCATAAATCTTGCACCCTCGAATACTGAGCTCAAGCAATCATTCATAATTCCATATAAGTATGACACATTTCtgcataaaaaattaa GGAGTGACAATGAAGCTGTTTTCAGGAGCATTAGTGACTTTGTTAACAAAACTTTCGGATCTGCGATTAAACAATTAAACACAGCAAATCAAGATTTACTTCAAGCTCAAATTCAGCTACAAGAAGCAGTCACTTGTCTGAAACAAGTCGCAAATAATTCGAGTCAagttaaaagtaaaattgattCAATTCTGTCAACGCCATTCTTACCTAACATTAAGATTCAAGTTCCTCCAGCGCTTCCAATAGATTCAGAACTTCTGAAATAA